One window of Parasegetibacter sp. NRK P23 genomic DNA carries:
- a CDS encoding DUF2256 domain-containing protein, with protein sequence MKLRGKTVRKNDLPVKTCAACGRPFTWRKKWERVWEEVKYCSDACRKNKSYAQSKT encoded by the coding sequence ATGAAACTGCGGGGGAAAACCGTGCGGAAAAATGATCTTCCCGTAAAAACCTGTGCGGCCTGCGGAAGGCCCTTTACCTGGCGGAAGAAATGGGAACGGGTTTGGGAAGAAGTGAAGTATTGCAGCGACGCCTGCCGGAAAAACAAATCGTATGCGCAAAGCAAAACATAA